A window of Pungitius pungitius chromosome 19, fPunPun2.1, whole genome shotgun sequence genomic DNA:
GGgttgagttgttgttgttgttgttgttgattcttTTCGCTGTGGCTGAGTCTCACCTAGCGCTCAACTCTACAGTTTTGATCCCCAGACTCTCGGCGTCCTCCTGTCTCAACTCATTTCAcagagaagctttttttttttcttttcttttttttttacgctgaGGAAGGAAAATGCCAAGAAGCTACACCAGGCCTTTCACGagctgcgcacacacaaaacaccttGTGGCAAATGACTCATTTCCCTTTCTCTAGAACCCTGCATTCACACACGTCGCCCTGTGTTTGTGGTGTGCGCCGCCTGTGCGTGTTTGACGGACTAGTGTTCTTTGCAGACCCGCCAAGGCAATATCTCGGGAGCCGTTTGTGTTTACTCAGCCACTGAATAGAGGTTGTTATCAGCCCTGGTCACGTTGCATGTTCTCATTCACATGCACTTCGATACTGTTTCAcactggcacacaaacacacaaacacacacatacactgcaGAGACGCGAGCCCCCCCCGAGTGGCCCTGTAGAAGGGCATGCCTTTGTCAGCAGATGTCAGGACGCAGGTGTGTGTTCCTGTGCCTCTCGCTCCATTCGTTTCATCCTCTTCTCCAGAGGCTGCCCATTTGTCTGTGGCCCTGTTTCATTTCCAGCTCCCTCCAacctcccccaccacccccacccctcacaGAGAGGGGAATGAAAGCACAAACACCCTGCAGTCCGTGCTGCCGTCGTGCCACCGGTACGACCTTTTAAGATTAGATTAGGCCAATTAAGTCACCGGTAGGTCGCACGTAAAGAGTCCATTCtgttttggtttagttttttcCAGCCGCACTTTCGTTGTCTCCAGGGCCAGGCACCTTATTTTTGCAACACTTTAAGAAATTCATGTTCAAATGGAAAAGCGTAAAGAGCATTTGGCTCCAGGTTTTTCAGGACGACGGGAACAAGAAGTGATAAGACCTCTTTTAAAAGCTGCTGAGATGTGATATTAACACTTTTGCAGCCGTAGCATTTTTCAATAGCCCAATATTGTGACTGGTACAATGCACTACCTGTGCAGTCCTTGCacgtgtgtatatacacacacacacaaacgcgacCCTCTCCGAATTCTGCTCGGCAAGTGCAGTGGGTGTAGCATTGGGGCGGGCGTTCGAATTTATTTCGCCCTCCCCTGAACGCCTCATTGCAGACGTTAATGACTTCTGCAGAGTAACCGTTTAAAGGGCGCTAAGGGCGAGTGATTGGTGGGATACGCAGGGCATTTGTCAAGCTCGGCCATAGGAGTTTGAATCCCAAAGCCCAGGTGCCCACTTCCACACCGCTCGGTACCCTCCACCTTTCAACTTACTGCACATGAAACCTCTAAGACGGGTGTGAGCTCCGTCAGGACGCAGCACGCTGATGACGTTGAGAGACCTTTCACGGATGGACATGAAGGCCTTTTCACAGCCGCTGTTGACAGTGGCTGAAAGTACCCCGAGGGCATTCATCCTTTTCCTCCcgtctttcaccccccccccatctgccccATCACTCTACTTTCGCTCCCATTCAGGCCGCAGCCTGAACAACAAAGCGGAGAGAGATGTGTTCAGCAGGCAGGTCTTTGCTGGCTTGTTCCTCCTGTTCACTGGAGCGGAGAAGCAAGAGACACTCTTGTTTGTCTCTTCCGTTTGTCTCCCCCCAAAACGCCCCCCATTTATCCGTCTGCCCTGcaggggcgagagagagagagggagggccgTGTTCTGGTGGAGCAGGTTTAGCCCCAACGTTGGACAGGCTTGGTTTTGTCAACAGGACCGAGAGCCGCCTGGATTTGCTGCGGCATAAAGCGATCTGAGGTCTGAATCTGGGTCAAAGGGAAGCAGGACTAATGGGGATGTACTCCCAACTGATCCAGCTTCAACCTAATCTTTATAGACCAACTTCAGAAATTAGAAAGCCATTTTAGATATTTAGCCTGTTAATTCTCTAATCCTAAAATCTCTCGTTGGCTAACATGTGAGTAGTCTGGGATTGTTTACTTTCCAGCCAGTGCTCTTATGTGAGCGCAATCACTCCTGCGTTtagtttcttttcttgtttgcaATATCAGTAAATTGAGTGTGCTGTAAAGTGAAgagttttttgggggaaaattgGGATGAGTCATTGCCAGAGCTAAAGGAGACGGACGGACAGGCTGCCGGAAGCCAGTAGTGCTTCCTCGACAGACTTTTTGTCTGGCGCACGATTGATTGGGTCACCTCGGGGGAAATGGGCTCGACCGAGACTGCATTGTGTGCAACTTGTCATTGTCCTCCCCTCGTTGGTGGTGGATCTTTCCTACGAGCGATGGGAACAGGAGATACGCCTCtggtttacatttacatttcacagAATGCTAAGGCTCTCCTTTTTGCTGCTTGAGGTTGTCTCTGTTGCATCAAGACTTTAGATTTCATTATTGGGCCTTCTCTGCTACACAAAGTGTTTttagcatttttattttcccattagCTTATTTACTGGCCGCACAGCTCCTGTCGCCCTCTGCTTTCATCCAATCAGATCCAGCGCTCTGTGTCTCTATCAGAGGCCAGAGGTCTTCTTGGTAgctttgcacattaatgtatatgTTGCCTGCATCCTAGTTGCAGCTGCATGGTTTGTGCAGGGTCTGCAACTGTCTCAACGCTAACAAACgtcaagtgccccccccctcgtccacgAGTCCAGCTGTTCTCTTTGAGATACAGCAGCTGTGCGGCTGGCTGATGAGTTTTCGCATCATTTGTATTCCATTCAAATGATATACAGCTTGTGCAGTATTGAATTACCACGGGTGTAAAGTCACAGTGGTTCACAGCTCACCTACGGGGCCCACTGGCTTCCAGAGAAGGAGGGTGCTGAGGCTCATGTGAGCACTCGAGATTCCATCTGTTGCGTCTTCCTGCCAGGAACGGCAGCCTAGGAGAGATTTGTTACGTAGGAATTCTGGGCTATCATTAAGCTAGCATATGGctgcagggggggcggggggtagaTAAAGGCCTATGGCAGAGGGGTGTTTTGCCGTGCCGCTTTACAGATGTTGCAGGTGTGCCTGTTTTCGTTTGACCTTGATAAAGTTGAGGAAATCTTCGGGTTTTGGCGTGCAGCGGGGACACCACCTCCTGCTCGCAGAatcgtttttgttgttgttattgaagACGCCAATAACAACATTATACTGATAGCTAGGTTCGTGGTATTCTAGTTTCTAGTCAGCATGCCCAAACCGCATCGACGCGGTTAGCCAACTCTGTCGCACCGCTGCACCCTGCTAACAAATCCCCTCCCATCAGTCCTCTGGAAGCACTGCAGCGCGCGTCGGCTCCGAGCTGtacggccttttttttttcttcttttattataTTGGATCCGCGGTACCCAGCACGTGATCCTTTGGTGGATTCTCAAATCAAAAATTACCCAAGGCAGCACACGGCCACTTTGTGTTttgatgtctgtttttttttctttcttcatcttctttgtctctttatttgCAGGCTGGTTTCTGTGCGAGTGAAACCAATATTTTCTGACAGCGTGAAGGTTCTGTGTTTCGCCTTTTAGCTTTTTAAAGCCGATGGGGGAAATTCACCTCCCTGTTTATCTTTATAATTAAACAAATCTTGTTTTCCTTTTACCTCGCAGAGCTTTCCGTCGGATGAAGGCTGGCCGTTCGCCAAGTACCTGGGAGCGTGCGGGCGCATGGTCGCCGTCAACTACGTGGGCGAGGAGCTGTGGAGCTTCTACAACGCGCCCTGGGAGAAGAGGGTGGACTTGGCGCGCCAGCTCATGGACATCGCCGAGCAGCTCACCAACAACGACTTTGACTTCGCCCTCTACCTGCTCGACGTCAGCTTCGACAACTTCGCGGTCGGCCCGCGCGACGGGAAGGTCATCGTGGTGGACGCCGAGAACGTCCTGGTGGCGGACAAGCGGCTGATCAGGCAGAGTGAGTGGCGTTGCACGGGCGCCTTGTTCCACCAGTtgctgcgcgtgtgtgtgcatgcgtgcgcgcgtgtgtgtcgcACCTCTAACCGTTTCTACTGCACGAGCTACGTGATGAGATGAAAGCACCTCTGTTCACAGCGTTTATATCAACACTTTGGACCATGTCGGCGTGAAGCTACGGAGATGTAATTGGTGTTTGTCTTTCTAAAACTGGAAGTGATAATTAATGAATAATTGCATTCATGACACGTCTGCTCCTGCAGAAGTTGCTCCACCTCTTTAACCTATTTGTCACAGAGCTCATCATAACGCCAACGTGTGAGTCGAGCGGTTATCACAGCTTGGAGTCTCTAGGAAAGCGCCGCGCTCcgtgtaacaaaaaaaaaaaacaaatatagctCATGAGGCAGTGATGATGGTTTGAGAGAAAGGTCTCCAGGGACGGTTGGCTGACAGCAACTTTGCAACCGCTCGAAGCTGCCTCTCTTCTTGAGAAACGCACTTCTTCAGCACCCCTCGTTCCTCCGCCGCGCTCGTCCCCTTCAAAGCGAAGACGGTTCAGATAACAAGCCATCTCCGCTGCcctagttctttttttttttttttttttcttctagttttttttttccccagaataAATCTCATACGGACAACGGAGAGAGCTATACATCACGTACTCGGTGTGGTGGTTTTCTTCCCCTCGGTGCCCTTCCTTCCTGCGGCTACTTCAAAGAGGGACGGCCACCCAGTCCGGCTCTTTAGATTTATCCCTTTCCGCAGGAATCCTATTAAAGTGATAAACTGTTGTGTCGCGGCTCCACCATTGTGCCCTTTGACAGATATaaactattgtgtgtgtgtgtgtgtgtgtgtgtgggtgttagtaaaacattttatttctctgttgaagtagatgttttgcgATTCATTCATCCTGAGATTAAGTGCCACTTTGCCAAATTGCGAGATCTGACACCAGAGAAGATGTGGCCCCTCGAGGCCTCGCAAACGGAGGATCCCGTCCCTGCCATCGGAGCCGAGGCCAATCGAGTCGCATCGTCGTAACGCGCGCACGCGACGTCCGGCCTGTGATGCGGCTTGTGTTGGCGCGCAAGGCGTCGCTCCCCAAATCGCTGAGTTTATGATGTTTGTGGGAAGCTTCACCCAGAGTGTTTTTTGGAAACATGCTGTATAATGTAACGCACACTGTCAGtctatcctctctctctctctctctctctcctctgcaggaTCGCTCACTAGcctacgcaaacacacacacacacacacacacacattcaataatGCTCTCTTAACACAGGCATGCATTGTTAAAACCGCCTCGTACTCCTGAATGCCACTAGGAAGGCCACGCTAACAAGCATTTCAGACCCAATGTCCCCTCTCGGTGCAGCCCTGTGAAGGCGGAGCGGCGACGTGAGTGTAAGTCCGACCTgagctcttcttctctctggaagAGTGAGGCCAGGCGGCCCGACGGCTCTGCCTCTTATTTGAATTGGAAATGGCGTAGTTTGCTTTGGAAATGTTCtagcttattttttttctgcccgCCGCAGGACTAGAACGGAAGGGATcggattgtttttgttttttttgctttggctTTGCTCATCATTGTCCTTGAGTAAGAACCTTCTCCGCCCAGCCGTTCTTTGCGTGTGTGCGAGTGAACAGTACGCTCTCCCGgtgccacctgtcaatcagagcCGCGGTGTGATGCATGGTTCACTCGGACGCGTTAATTGCTTTCAGTTCACcatctttgtgtgcgtgtgtgtgcgcgcctgtggCGACCACAAACAGGCACATCCATCTCCATCACCTTCACTGATTGAGGTTGATGTACCCCCTCCTCcttgtgggggagggaggaggggaggggagggcgcTCAGGGGCCCCTTGCTAACAGGGCAGCGCTGGATGTTTGATTGAGTTGTTCTGATGAGCCAGAGGAGAAGTGCATTACAGCACTGATACGCTGATTATGTGTTTGCATCCTCTGGGTCCTCCACTCCCCAACGATGGtattgatctgttttttttgtttgtttttttaatgcacaaaCGAATAGCTCTCATCATTTCAGGTTATTTCCTCGGCTCCCTCTCCCACAACTCTCTGAAGAGAAAAAGCAATGTGAAATGAGCTGGAGAGAGACTTTTATTTGCTCAATGAATCTGGAAAGTGTTTCATATCTGTCAAATGAAAGTTTAGGATGTAGAGTTGTTTGCCTGTGTGCTTTGAgatgtgattttgtgtttgtgcctcTGGGTTGTCAAATATGGCACCGCAGGCCCCGTCGGATCCTGTTCCGGTTGACGTCTCTGCGAGTAATTTGCACAACATTTGCTTCGGAATCAAATGGGAGTCAAACTGTTGGTTGCAATCTCGCAAAATCCGCCGCCCTTCAAACGTCCCGCGTATAGccgttttacattttaaaacagttggagccattttgaaatgtgaACCTCCGGCTGGTTGGAAGTGGTTAGGGGCCCACTGGTCTGTGATGGAACCATATTTTCTTATTGATCTTTCATCATGCGAACGCGTTACATGTTCACCTGATGAGGGCTGCAAGGAAAAAGAAGCACACGCTAcaatgttagcttagcttattCATGACCAGGGTGTTCTTTTTATTGCGGCGTGTTCATCGACTCTTTCGCTCTCCCTGCAGACAAGCCGGAGAGCTTCGACGTGTGGTACGAGAGCCGCTTCGAGGAGTGCGACAGGGAGGCCTGCCTGTCCTTCTCCAAGGAGTCCCTCTGCTCCCGGGTCACGGTGGACCACAACTACTACGCCGTGTGCCAGAACCTGCTGTCCCGCTACGCCACGTGGCGGGGCACCACCGGGGGCCTCCTCCACAACCCCCCGGCCCACGTAGCCAAAGACGGACAGCTCTTGAGCCTCCTGGACGAGTGCACCAGGCCCAAGAAGCGCTACGGACGCTTCCAGGCGGCCAAGGAACTGCGCGAGTACCTCACGCAGCtggccgccgcctcctcctcggccgCGGCCAGGTAGTGAACGGAGCCGGCGTTGGCCCGACGCCCTGAGGTCCGCGGAACTCTCGGGATCTTTTCTacagggggagggaaggggggggggggggcgcgcgcgtgcgtgctgTTCGCTCCTCTTTCGCCCGCCTGAGCAGGACGCTGTTGGATGTCTTGCATCAGGAGGTGTATGAATCCAAACTTTGCTCCCCTGTGAGAGACTGAGAGGAGTGTGGCGCTAAGAGATTCTGGTTAGAGCCAGGATAGAGGTGTCcttggagggggaggggggtgggtgggtggcgCGGCCTCCTCTGTCCATCAGAACTGTTCTGTTCCATAGCATTAACACCGGTTTCATTTCGCCCCAggatttcttgttttattttatttagggCTGGATTAAAGTACATTGGTGTGTTTACATTTCTGCTGTTGCACAGATGTTTTTCCTCTGTAGCTCGGCTGCAGGGACGGTGAAAGTGGCACGAATCTCCTTTTTCTGTCGACCGGCTGGGAAGGCCGAGAGGCAGGTGGGTGTAGGTGGGGGTTGGTTTACATttaggagaaaaagagaacCCTTGACAGCTATAAAAGTCTAATTTCCTGCTACTCAAATCAATCATTTGATTTCCAGGATTGTGGCAATCAtcttttttgtgtgcgtgtgtggtttttttattgttttttttcctcttctcaattGGAGTGAGACAGCTGCACATAGGAAAAGGAAGGGAATAATTGGATGGTGGTAATCCCTTGATGCAGATGTGCCTATACCAAAGAGGCTATATGTAATATTTAGTACCGTGAGCAGTGCAGTGACGTCCCCCTTTCCCTCCAGTTGTTCCCCAGTAGAGCCGAATGTGCACACGATGCAAGACGAGCTGGCAGGTCCTCATCTATCTGTTTCAATAGGAATTGTACAAAGttacatacccccccccctccctcgtgcTTTGTTAACCCTCCATATGACGACGTTTCATTGAGTTTTTCTTGACAACGTAACCAAATGTGATTATTCCGGGGAATAGAAAACACCACAATGCAGCGACATCTGTTTGGTAAATGAACCCTTTTCTCAAACTTCTCCCAGTAGGGCCGAGTGCACCAAGAGGTGGGCCGAGGCAATGAAGATATTCTAAAGCCTTCCACTGGAAATGGATTCTGAccgggatgtttttttttctgttgaatatttaaacactatttaagggttagggttttTCTACACCGACAAATTAAAGCATAATCACAAAAGCAGCCTCCATGCGGATCACGAGAGATCTTTACTCGAATTAAAAACCCCTCGCGATatatttctgccccccccccccccccgtactgaGGACGTTTGAACCTGGAGGGATTTGTAAGTGCGTAACTGTCTACTTTTGTACTGTAATTTTGTTTTGAGTATAATTTTGTTTTGAGTATATCAGCATTGTCTGATTTCTTTTCCCGTGCCTTTCATTCAAAAGTTGTATTTACAACTTTTAGTgggtttaaatattaaaataaatgaagatatatatatatataaatatatatatatatatacacataaactGTGTGGACCTTTCTTGATTATTTCTCAATCTTTTTATTACTACCAATTCAAGTTACAGGCCTTTTGGCTCCAGTTCAGGTTGTCTTTGAAATTTGATTGTGTGGCACAGCTGGATGTCAGTGTTTGCCAATTCCGATTCCTTTTTCAccctcattcctcctcctcagttttGATCTTTTCGTATCTTCATCTTTCCTCTAATTTGGATCCGAGCCCGACTTCCCTTTGTTGTGCTTTGACTCGACGAGCCcttcttttattcatatttattcctGTGGCTtccttgaa
This region includes:
- the dipk2ab gene encoding divergent protein kinase domain 2Ab is translated as MLRFLPLKLGRLYRCLKLLLVVGLFVILLMNTHSLFAFFQKNELTDRRFINLNKCPACFGTSWCRKFMNGQVSFETWGRLRFLDVFNVKNVYFAQYGEPREGTRRVVLKRLGSNQELAEIDQKICKRATGRPRCDLIQAMYKTEFARINGDVRLLTPEVVEGWSDLVHCPSQRLLDRVVRRYAETKDSGSFLLKNLKDTERMQLLMTLAFNPEPLVLQSFPSDEGWPFAKYLGACGRMVAVNYVGEELWSFYNAPWEKRVDLARQLMDIAEQLTNNDFDFALYLLDVSFDNFAVGPRDGKVIVVDAENVLVADKRLIRQNKPESFDVWYESRFEECDREACLSFSKESLCSRVTVDHNYYAVCQNLLSRYATWRGTTGGLLHNPPAHVAKDGQLLSLLDECTRPKKRYGRFQAAKELREYLTQLAAASSSAAAR